GCGGCTGGCCGTGGTATCGACTCTTTCTTCGCGGCGCTGTTCGGCATTGATAAATTCCTCATTCCCTTCGTCGTTCTCGGCCTCGCCGGCCGCATCGTTTTCCCGGAAAAATTCTCCTTCCGCCTGCCGACCTGGCTCGGACTCTTCCTGTTCGTGACCGGCTGGGGCGGACTCCTCGACGTGATCATGTTCCGCACCGTCGACGCCATCCTGATCGTCGACAACGTTTCGCGCGCCGGCGGTTTCGCCGGACTGCTCCTGGCCTACCCGCTGCTCGCGGTCGCCGGCTTCTGGGCCGCGCTGATCATCCTGGTCATGACCGTCATCATCGCGCTCGTACTCACTTTCAACGTCTCGTTGCACGAACTTTCCGCGAAACTCGCCGGCGTCCGCCATCTGTCCTGGCCCTGGCCTTTCGGACACCGGATCCCGGCCGACCCGGGCGCGCCAGCCATTGAACCGGCCGGAGAATTCAAGAAACGCCAGCTGAACCAGTCCGAAACGGACGGGGAAACCGCTGTCACTACTCCCCGCGAAGCCAAGTACGCCGAACCGCCGGTCAAACTCAGAAAAAAATATCCGCCGGTCGCCGTCCCGACCGACCTGCTGGAGAACCGTTTCGAAAAACCGACCGCCGGCGACATCAACGGCCGCCTGAACGTCATCAAAAAAACGCTGGAGAATTTCGGCATCCCCGTCGAGATGGGCGAATTCAGCGTCGGTCCGACCGTCACCCAGTTCACTCTGAAGCCGGCCGAGGGCATCAAACTGACGCGCATCACCTCGCTCTCGAACGACCTGGCGCTGTCCCTGGCCGCCCACCCGATCCGCATCGAAGCGCCGATCCCGGGCAAGTCGCTCGTCGGCATCGAAGTGCCGAACCAGACCGTCGCGGTCGTGGGTCTCCGCGAAGTCCTCGAATCCAATGCCTTCCAGACCCGCCGCACCAACCTGACCGTCTGTCTCGGCAAGGACGTCTCCGGCAAACCCTGGGTCGCGGACCTCGGCAAGATGCCGCACCTGCTCGTCGCCGGCGCCACGGGTTCGGGCAAGACCGTCTGTCTGAACTCCGTCATCCTCTCGCTCCTCTATCAGAACAGCCCCGACGACCTGCGGCTGATCCTCATCGATCCGAAGCGCGTCGAGATGCCGGTCTACAACGGCGTCCCACACCTACTCACACCAGCCATCACCGAAGTACCGAAGATCATCAACGCCCTCAAATGGTGCATCCGCGAAATGGACCGCCGCTTCGAACTCCTGTCGCAGAAAGGCTGCCGCGACATCGGCGCCTACAACTCTCGCGTCGATGAAAAAATGCCTTACATCGTGGTGCTCATCGACGAGCTCGCCGACCTCATGGTCGCTTCGGCCTCCGAGGTCGAAGCCTCGATCATCCGCCTGGCCCAG
The Patescibacteria group bacterium genome window above contains:
- a CDS encoding DNA translocase FtsK: MSKNNRAKKNGSKPKRREPSAPKINPLAKKELAALFLFVVSVICLLSFFDLAGAAGRGIDSFFAALFGIDKFLIPFVVLGLAGRIVFPEKFSFRLPTWLGLFLFVTGWGGLLDVIMFRTVDAILIVDNVSRAGGFAGLLLAYPLLAVAGFWAALIILVMTVIIALVLTFNVSLHELSAKLAGVRHLSWPWPFGHRIPADPGAPAIEPAGEFKKRQLNQSETDGETAVTTPREAKYAEPPVKLRKKYPPVAVPTDLLENRFEKPTAGDINGRLNVIKKTLENFGIPVEMGEFSVGPTVTQFTLKPAEGIKLTRITSLSNDLALSLAAHPIRIEAPIPGKSLVGIEVPNQTVAVVGLREVLESNAFQTRRTNLTVCLGKDVSGKPWVADLGKMPHLLVAGATGSGKTVCLNSVILSLLYQNSPDDLRLILIDPKRVEMPVYNGVPHLLTPAITEVPKIINALKWCIREMDRRFELLSQKGCRDIGAYNSRVDEKMPYIVVLIDELADLMVASASEVEASIIRLAQMARAVGIHLIVATQRPSVDVITGLIKANITSRIAFSVASVTDSRTILDTAGAEKLVGRGDSLFQTPELSKPKRIQCCYVSDSDTRRVVDFLISKLEEPADYDDTVTAKPGHGGPNGNGGMDFGYNNDGDDELLDEAKETVVKAGKASASYLQRRLKIGYARAARLLDLLEERGIIGPGDGAKPRQVLVTPINDVDGVHVIDPEDKEETSAEADEDDQSEQS